Part of the Phocoena phocoena chromosome 8, mPhoPho1.1, whole genome shotgun sequence genome, aagaagacatacagatggccaagaggcacatgaaaagatgctcaacatcactaatcattagagaaattcgaatcgaaactacaatgaggtatcacctcacaccagtcagaatggatcatcaaaaaatatacaaacaataaataatggagaggttgtggaaaaaagggaaccctcttgcactgttggggggatgtaaactgatacagccactatggagaacagtatggaggttccttaaaaaactaaaaatagaactaccatatgatgcagcaatcccactcccgggcatttacccagacaaaactataacccgcaaatatacatgcacccctatgttcacagcagcactgtttacaacagccaagccactgacagatgaattaataaagaaggtgtggcatatACAGACACAGAGGAAtatgagccataaaaaagaatgaaatgatgccatttgcagcaacatggatggacagagattatcacactaagcgaagtaagaaagagacaaataccatgtgatatcacttatatgtggaatataaaatatgacacaaatgaacatatctatgaaacaaagaCTCACGGACGTAGATAagagacctgtggttgccaagggggagggaaggattgggagtttgggactagcagatgcaaactagtatatacaggatggatgaacaacaaggtcctactgtacagcacggaactatattcaatatcctgtgataaaacataatggaaaagaatatgaaaaaatatatatgtgtataactgaatcgctgctgtacagcagaaattaacacaacgttgttaatcagctatacttcaataaaatattaaaaaagaacaaaactggctGAAATAGATCAAGTGACTTGCCTAGGGTTACACAGCATAGTAGGCAGAGACAGAGAAGTTAATACTATCTTCTTCTTTCTAGTCCAGAGCTCTCCCTATATGACTCCTATGCCAGATCCCCTGGTCACTCCACTCATTTGTGGGAGGGAATCCACGGGACATAGGCAGGACCAAGGCCATGACCTGATCCCCTTTACTACATCTGAAATTTCAGTCCCACAGTAAACTTTCCCTTGTATTCTGCTTAGGTCTTATTTAGGTTAGAAAATGAGATGCCCTAGCTTCTCAGTGAGCCCTGCCTCACCATGATCTCAGCCACGCCCTGTGACTTCTGCGAGGGTTGCCCATGGCCAGAGCAGGGGAAGCTTCCATCACTCACTGCCCAGATATGGGATACTCAGCAATGGATGAAGAGCGGAGGGCTGCCTAAAAATGGTCAATTTTCGAagcagaagggaaaataaaagatacCTTGTAGAATGGGATCATTATGATCTTTATGGAAGGTCTGTCTCTGAAAGGCTTCAAAGCTTGTAGCTGCATCATTCTCTAGCTGTCCTTGGGGCGGCAGACTGTCTCCAGGTTTGCACACGTCGAACTTCACCCACTGGTAACTGCAGGACCAAAGGGATCATTACTGAGTTGTCTGTTGGCCATACAACCCATTCTTCCCTCCAAAGGGaccaggtatttttttctttaggtctctgccatatatatctgaaaaacatATTAACTAACCAAAAATGAAAAGCACACAGACAGGCTTCTTTAGTGACACTTACTCTGCAGGACTTCCCAATCCGTTTGCCGTCATGGTGCACACAGACGGTAAGAACTTCAGTACAGTGGGGTACTGGCTCCTGCTCGCCGTCCAGGGGCCGCAGAGGACCCACACTGTGCCTCGTGCACAGAAGCAGCTCATTAAATAGATGAATGAGCAGAGCAGTGACCGCCAGTTTAGGTCCCTGACCCACCTGGTCCCTGGGGCTTCTTTCAAGGGAATGGATTTGACCCCACTTACTTGACGCATTTTCGAGCTCCTGGACAACTCTGGATCAGGTTGTGGATGGCTGGATGAGAAAACCCAAAAAAGTCAGCTCCAGATGGATGCACGTTGGGCATTAGTTTCCCCCTAAACAGGAGAGGGAGAATTTTAGCTTGAGAGCTGAGGGGGAGATGAGAATGTGGGTATGAACACATGGAATAAGCTTTCCTCACTTGGATACTCTGGAGACTGTAGCTGCTAAGACATTCAAAGGACACAGGATAGCTTTCTATAAAATAAGGGATCTCTACTCATTAAAAGCAAGAGAGAAGGCCTCAGTGTACCCAAAGTGATCTTTTTAGCCTGTCTCCAAGCTGTTGGTCAACTTACATAGCAGCACTTATGGTCTCGAGCAGTTCTGCATGACAGGCGTCTGCAGAAGAGCCGGCAATGGCATTCTGGGGGTCATCTTCAGGAACAATTTCAAACTGAGAATACAAAGGAGCAACGAGGTCAGTCTTCAAGGAGAAGGGGGTAGAGAGAGTCACACTACTGCTATTACTCTTTCTTCACTGGAACCTGAAGCTGAGTATACCAGGTAGGAGGTGGGTACCATTCCTAGAGGGCTGTTAGAAATTCCAAGCCAAGAAAACAGAGCAAGTCTTTTGACTGTTTAATTTTGTACTCTTTGCTTGACTCCTCTCCAGAGGCCAACACGTAATTTCTTATAtacctttccagatgctttctTATCCACTTACTTACATTTATAAGTATTAAtacaaatggtattttaaaaacaaacgaaATCATTCTCCACATAATCTTAGATTTACTTTATAACGCCTAGGAAGAGTATAGGCCGTTTTGACTGCAAATCGCCATTTCACTTTACTTTTTGAGTTGTAAAATATcctatttataaaaagaaactgtTAAATCAAAATTATACTGATACTGAGGAATTTCTGCCAAGAAAGCATTATTGTAACAAGTGCTATCTACCCAACTTAATTCCTTAATCAGTTTTCTATAAAGTTCACgactttttgcaaaaaaaaaaaaaaaaaaatttctgtaacAGCTTCTCTTTAGTCATTTAAATTCCTTAACCAGTTTTCTATAAAGTTCAGTTAAGCAGTTTCCAGTTTTtcaatgtttaataaaattattccacacagaattaatttattttctgtatatatatatatatatttttttttttttctttttcctcccagtGATGTGCATTATTGATCATTTTTTTAGAATCCAAAAGCAAACCTTACTGAGTAGTTTCTATTGCTGTTAGTTTTCTTCTGTGgttatttcatttgattcaaTTTTCCTGTGTCAATTTTAGAGCTCTTTCAATTTTATCAGTAATAAATTATCTTGAGAGTAGTTTTAGTCAGTGGTTTCGTTACTTCAGTGACATGTTGCAAGTTTAACATTGTGATGGTTTATACTGATTTCTCAGCTAATTCATGAAAAAACCGTAAAcaattatctttaaatatttcaggatTGCTCTTCTATTTGGTATTGATCATGCCAATTCCAATTTTTTATATTGTGTGTAAACTATATATTCTATTTGAGCAAAGGGCAATTAAAAGGCCAAAATGTAGTATTTTGGTTTGGGGATCTTTccctacttcattcttttaactGCCGTATAATATTACACAAGGTGgatatatcttaatttttaaccattttcctATTGGTGGGTATTTAGGCTACTTTTTACTTCTTGCTATTGCAAACAATGCCACAATTACATTGTTGTATGTAATTCTTTTGTTCACATTCGCACATTTCTCTAAGACATACTAGAATATCTAGAAGTATTCTGGATCAAAGGAGTCACACATTAAAATTGTTGATACTGCCCAGCTGCCTTCCAAAAAAAGGAACTTTACAAATTTTCCCTCCTACTAATGCCATTTGTACTTATTTTCCTACATGCTGGCCAACATCTGCTATTATCTATCTTATATTTGCCTATGAGAAAAAATAagatctttctgttttatttgcgTCTCCCTAACTACTAGTAAGGTCTGCTCTCATCGACCATCTGCACTGTTTCTGTGAAATGCCTGTTTTATCTGACTGCTTTTTTATCTTAGACCACAAGAGCACTTTATCTGGATATTAATCCACTGTgacatattttcttcttgtttgtcgCTTTTAACTTTGATTATGGTGGTTTTGGTAATTCAGaagtgtttaaatttttaatagtCAGATCTGTTACTACTTTCCATTATGGCTTCTACTTTTCACATCTTGCTAAGGAAAACCTTTTCACCTCACCCTAGGATTATAAATATattgttctatatttttaaaacatatttatagtataaaacattttataaagctAAAGCAATTAAAAGTCATACTGGCATTTATAGACAAATAGATGAAACAGAATCGTCTGGAAACATGCTCAAGTATTATATGTATTTAGTATATACTAAATGTGTCACTTgatgttaggggaaaaaaattaaagctcacAATGTACCTGAAAATAATGTCTGGATGGGTTAGTGGcttaataaaggaaacaaaaaaaaccccaaagactttttttttttttttttaatattttagcaaTTTGTCTTTCAGAGGAAATTAAGGACCAGCTTGTCAATTACCATTTACATTCTATTAGGATTTTGATTAGATCTTCCTTGAACATACAGATTTGTTATAATTACTGCTACAATGTCGAGACTGTCTGTTAGAGCACTTTCTAAAGAGAAATGCTGCATGGCCAAGGTCACGCAAACTCTCAGCTGCAGCCAACAGCGTTCTAACCAGGACAGGGGTGATGCAATACTGTCCAGACGCGTCAGGCAGGCCCTCAGCTTCTGCTCAAAGGCTCCTTCCCTTGCTTCTACCTCCTTCCACCCCATTTTCTAGCGATCTGTAACATCATCAGACAGTGAAGCCTGAAACTCTGAAAATGGTCTATTTTCCCCCAGAGGAGACTGGGAAAGTGAATTGTCTTGAACCACAGCACCGAGAAGGATGAACAAAGATACTTAATATGACCAGGATTCAGGTCTCCCAGGTCCTCAAGAGTACGTGCAGTCAGAAACTAATATGCAGTTTCTCTGCTACCTCCATCTTGGTCCCACCCGAGTTGGCAGAGTGTCAAGCTAACCTTCCCTGAATGTAGGCCTGCACTTTACAAACAAGCAGCTTGATCAGGCCTCACGTGGTCACCATACTGACATTAGCACCAGCACGCTTCAAGGGAATGGGTGTCAGTAGGACAATCACACAAATGCAGATTCACATCCCAGCTCAGATCACTTATTAGCAGAGGTGGGACTCAGGGCCGATCACTTTCTGCATCTTACACACTATCTACCTTGTAAAGTGTCTGAATGGGTAATATATATTAAGTGCGTGTCACAGAGaaggttctcaaaaaaaaaaaaagaaaaccagcagTCATTCTTAGAGTGGGTACCTGAGGCTGTGTGCCACCGTCCTTGATCTGACAGGTGTACAGACACTCCTGGTCTGGGCTCTTCATGCCGGCGTATACCCGAGTACTGCAGTAGCCCACAGGGTAGATGGCACCCTCGTCATGGAAGCCAGGTCGGTCGGTGATGATCTATAAAAGAAGATTCCCCCAACCCGCCACTGAGGTCACCAGAGAATGTAGAAGTCCAGGGTACTGCGGTAGCCTTTAGAACCACCTTGGGGCTGCAAAGAGTGACtcaaatcagagagagaaagagcgtAGGATGTGTAGCAGACAAAACTGACCTGGTTTCCTAGGGACTGGAGAGTTTCTGGGGTTGGTCTGGATCAGCAAGGGGCTGGTGCTAACGGGAACAGGGAGGGAAAGCTCAGCCCCACTCCCGTATTTCTGATTCTCCTCTCTCTTTATCGCTGGTCTCACTCACCTCCCCCAGGCTATATACTGTTAGACCCCCCAGTCCGATGGGGAACACAGGCCGTCCTGAGGGATCCAGGGCAATGGGCTGAACCAGCTTGCGAGCAcctgtctccattttctttttcttggatgtTTTCTTCAGAACTGAAACGCAAATCTAGGGTCACCCACTTTAGGCCCTTCCCAGTGTTGAGGGGAAGGGAAAACTCTGCACGATGCTAAGAGCAATAAGCCAATCCTGGTTCTACACACTCCCTGAATGGGCACATGGGACTTTTCCCCAAAGCCCTGAGTATTCTTCTAACCCACCCACCTGGCAGTAACCAATTTTGGTATCAGTGCTTAGTATCTAAAAGCCTTATACTTTTTAAGGCCTCTGACTTCATTTATAAGGTCAGCAATTTCCCAAGTCATCTGTGTGCTCAAAAGGCCACCAAGCCCATTTCCCTGCCTCTAGGAAAGACTGAACTGAAGGCACCCAGAGAGTCGGGTGTGTAGGAGAAGGGGGAGGCCTTGGCCTGCTCCCATCACGTTTAACCAGGTCTAACTGCAATTCCTCCACCTGGAGTGGCTTTAAGACACGTGGTTTTCAAGGGCTACCAGGGCTGCTTAAGGACCAGGTGAGAGTTTAAGTCATCTCTGGGGCCGAGTGTCTACCAGTTAGTACCAGGTCTTTGTCATTAGTCGTTGAGCCACTGGGGCAACCGATATCCTCTCCCCAAGGTACCTTCCAGTTTGttgttctctttgcctttttcttttttctccttcttggattTCTTTCCAAATGGTTCCTCAGCTCCAGTGCTGGGCCCAGAAAGCGGCCCAGCTCCCTGGATAGTTCCCACAGAGCTGGCCACACCGTAAGTCAGGGGCAAACTGGAGCTGTGGGAAGGAGCTGCAACCTGTGCTTCCCCTTCAGTTAGAGCCTGGAGCTGAAGGAGCTTCTTTAGCAAGTACCTGAGGTCGGGAAGGAAAGGGAGCAGAAGTATGAGCTTCTGTTTTATCACAATTCCATATTTTATTCAAGTACTGGGAAAAGCCAGAACTACATACAAAGATTATTGCATTCACAAAAGTAAGATTCTTATTGGACCCCAGGAAAAACGAAGCTCCAGAGAATAACACTTCAAGAAGCTAAGGATAAAGGATTATAGCG contains:
- the TBRG1 gene encoding transforming growth factor beta regulator 1; translated protein: MSLLGGLASSPRAPLQSGKARMKKLPKKSQNEKYRLKYLRLRKAAKATVFENAAICDEIARLEEKFLKAKEERRYLLKKLLQLQALTEGEAQVAAPSHSSSLPLTYGVASSVGTIQGAGPLSGPSTGAEEPFGKKSKKEKKEKGKENNKLEVLKKTSKKKKMETGARKLVQPIALDPSGRPVFPIGLGGLTVYSLGEIITDRPGFHDEGAIYPVGYCSTRVYAGMKSPDQECLYTCQIKDGGTQPQFEIVPEDDPQNAIAGSSADACHAELLETISAAMGKLMPNVHPSGADFFGFSHPAIHNLIQSCPGARKCVNYQWVKFDVCKPGDSLPPQGQLENDAATSFEAFQRQTFHKDHNDPILQGSLDLPELQPTPFVSSYQRMFLTHEPLVDTHLQHLKSPSQCSPTQSSD